A segment of the Solea solea chromosome 14, fSolSol10.1, whole genome shotgun sequence genome:
atactgtacatatatacatatatactgtatatgatataCATAACATAACAGATACTGTataaactggatctggatcctgcaacctgagcacacagagagaggaaaggaaggaaagacacaaactagaacaaggttaatgacatattcataccctgagtgtgacagagtgagtgtgacagagtgagtgtgagacagAGTGCAGTCCAGGTCTacagcagcataactaagagctggtccggGTTTCCCCGAACCAGTTCTAACTAActccgcctcccattctgctcttacagactctgggaaccacaagtaaacctgtattttgggacctaagtgatctgttagggtgataaggtaagaccaggtctttcaggtatgaagggttCTGATCATGAAgttgtttgattttaaatgtaattctaaACTGTAGGTGGAGCCAgagtagagaagctaacactggcgttatatggtctctctttcttcttcctgtcagaactcttgctgcagcattttgaatgaacggAAGGTTCTAATAATTCTGAGAATAAGGAGTTACAGGAATCTGATCTCATGTAACAAAAGCTAGAACTCGTTTTTCAGCGTCCTTTAAGGACacaatgttccgcaggtggaagaaggctgttctggaaattaaattattattaataattcattaaattatgtttgaatcaaatgacaaaaataactccaaggttcctcacagtggaaccaGAACCATGGTGACGTCATCTAAAGTGAAAAtctgaaagaaaatgtgtttctctctAACCCTAAAccatgaatatcctggtttggggTGGATTAATAATCTtgtattaaaggcgacatagaccggaagctccaattaacgctgcgtttgtgtgtgtatctgcgtcgttacctcgtttatgaaaccctaaagtttcagaacaaacagttcagcactgctgagaaaatagggttttattgttttcctgggctctgcgaagcggatcggcacttccctatgctgatgatgtcatcagaaatcctcaccactcctctcaccaccgtagcgcctcgtggtgcgggcactagtccgggcacatccggttgcgtacattcaaccgcagaagaagaagaagaactagtctcgttgtagctgctgagatgcagagcatccaccgtgccagagggggagctttgtatctgagagctggtctaccaattacgtcacctccaggtacctggccaatcacaggacagtgggaaagctctcgttggctggccaatcacaacacagtccacgttctgggggtgtgattttggtctgaaacagcgcggctgacgagagcgtcagtgaggagatattttgatcggctcgtttgcagcgactgagaggtttttaaccatgaaaacaagttaatatatgcaagtagacctccataactaacatatatgtgaccatgaaaacaagttaatatatgtaagtagacctccataactcacatatatgtgaccatgaaaacaagttaatatatgtaagtagacctccataactaacatatacgtgaccatgaaaacaagttaatatatgtaagtagacctccataactaacatatatgtgaccatgaaaacaagttaatatatgtaagtagacctccataactaacatatatatgtgaccatgaaaacaagttaatatatgtaagtagacctccataactaacatatatgtgaccatgaaaacaagttaatatatgtaagtagacctccataactaacatatatgtgaccgtgaaaacaagttaatatatgtaagtagacctccataactaacatatatgtgtgaccatgaaaacaagttaatatatgtaagtagacctccataactcacatatatgtgaccatgaaaacaagttaatatatgtaagtagacctccataactaacatatatgtgaccgtgaaaacaagttaatatatgtaagtagacctccatgactaacatatacgtgaccatgaaaacaagttaatatatgtaagtagacctccatgactaacatatacgtgaccatgaaaacaagttaatatatgtaagtagacctccataactaacatatacgtgaccatgaaaacaagttaatatatgtaagtagacctccataactaacatatacctgaccatgaaaacaagttaatatatgtaagtagacctccatgactaacatatacgtgaccatgaaaacaagttaatatatgtaagtagacctccataactaacatatacgtgaccatgaaaacaagttaatatatgtaagtagacctccatgactaacatatacgtgaccatgaaaacaagttaatatatgtaagtagacctccataactaacatatacgtgaccatgaaaacaagttaatatatgtaagtagacctccatgactaacatatatgtgaccatgaaaacaagttaatatatgtaagtagacctccattactcacatatatgtgaccatgaaaacaagttaatatatgtaagtagacctccataactaacatatatgtgaccatgaaaacaagttaatatatgtaagtagacctccataactaacatatatgtgaccatgaaaacaagttaatatatgtaagtagacctccataactaacatatacgtgaccatgaaaacaagttaatatatgtaagtagacctccataactaacatatacgtgaccatgaaaacaagttaatatatgtaagtagacctccataactaacatatatgtgaccatgaaaacaagttaatatatgttagtagacctccataactcacatatatatgtgaccatgaaaacaagttaatatatgttagtagacctccataactaacatatatgtgaccatgaaaacaagttaatatatgtaagtagacctccataactaacatatactgtacgtgaccatgaaaacaagttaatatatgtaagtagacctccataactcacatatatatgtgaccatgaaaacaagttaatatatgtaagcagacctccataactaacatatatgtgaccatgaaaacaagttaatatatgtaagtagacctccataactaacatatatgtgaccatgaaaacaagttaatatatgtaagtagacctccataactaacatatatgtgaccatgaaaacaagttaatatatgtaagtagacctccataactaacatatatgtgaccatgaaaacaagttaatatatgtaagtagacctccataactcacatatatgtgaccatgaagacaagttaatatatgtaagtagacctccataactaacatatatgtgaccatgaaaacaagttaatatatgtaagtagacctccataactaacatatatgtgaccatgaaaacaagttaatatatgtaagtagacctccataactaacatatatgtgaccatgaaaacaagttaatatatgtaagtagacctccataactaacatacagtatatgtgaccatgaaaacaagttaatatatgtaagtagacctccataactaacatatatgtgaccatgaaaacaagttaatatatgtaagtagacctccataactaacatatatgtgaccatgaaaacaagttaatatatgtaagtagacctccataactcacatatatgtgaccacgaaaacaagttaatatatgtaagtagacctccataactaacatatacgtgaccacgaaaacaagttaatatatgtaagtagacctccataactaacatatacgtgaccacgaaaacaagttaatatatgtaagtagacctccataactaacatatatttgaccatgaaaacaagttaatatatgtaagtagacctccataactagcATATACGTGACcacgaaaacaagttaatatatgtaagtagacctccataactaacatatacgtgaccacgaaaacaagttaatatttgtaagtagacctccataactaacatatatgtgaccacgaaaacaagttaatatatgtaagtagacctccataactaacatatatgtgaccatgaaaacaagttaatatatgtaagtagacctccataactaacatatatgtgaccatgaaaacaagttaatatatgtaagtagacctccataactaacatatatgtgaccatgaaaacaagttaatatatgtaagtagacctccataactaacatatatgtgaccatgaaaacaagttaatatatgtaagtagacctccataactaacatatatgtgaccatgaaaacaagttaatatatgtaagtagacctccataactaacatatacgtgaccatgaaaacaagttaatatatgtaagtagacctccataactaacatatatgtgaccatgaaaacaagttaatatatgtaagtagacctccataactaacatatatgtgaccatgaaaacaagttaatatatgtaagtagacctccataactaacatatatatgtgaccatgaaaacaagttaatatatgtaagtagacctccataactaacatatatgtgaccatgaaaacaagttaatatatgtaagtagacctccataactaacatatatgtgcccatgaaaacaagttaatatttgtaagtagacctccataactaacatatatgtgaccatgaaaacaagttaatatatgtaagtagacctccataactaacatatatttgaccatgaaaacaagttaatatatgtaagtagacctcaataactcacatatatttgaccatgaaaacaagttaatatatgcaagtagacctcaataactaacatatatgtgcgatacaagcattcgatatcacctttaaaaatggctgctcctcctcctcggcctgagcttctggGAATATGGGTGTTTATTAATTAATAGACTAGATTCATGTTGCATCATAAATAGTATTACGAAGTATACGTGTGATATCTTTTCATTTTAAGCTTGTGCTCCTGAACACTTCCGGCCCCTCTGGACCAGAACCCCCAGGTCATTTGTTACCTGACAACCAAACCTGTCCAGGTGAGCTGAGACAGGGTTGGAGCTCTATTTCCATGACAACTGCCCAGACTCACTGAAGAATGACCAGAGACACTGAGACCCAAAGGACCTAGATGGTCCACAATCCAGGACAAGAACAAATGGACCAAAAGTCAGATACTCACCGGACAGACCCCCTCCTCGGCCATgacccctcctcctctgcaagACGAAGAATGGGTTCGCCCGCTCCGAGACCCACAGCGCCCCCGCCAGGAGCACCTCCTCCGGCTGGATCCACATCTCAGCCCCGCTCGATAATAGTTACTGCCCCCTCCTCTCAGAAAACTGCCCCCTCCTCTCAGTAAACTTCCCCCTCACCGTCAGTTACTGTCCCCTCCTCTCAGAAAACTGACCCATCACCGTCAGTAACTGCCCCCTCCTCTGACAAAACTGCCCCCTCACCGTAAGTAACTGCCCCCTCCTCTCAGAAAACTGCCCCCTCACCATCAGTAACTGCCCCCTCCTCTCAGAAAACTGCCCCCTCACCGTCAGTAACTGCCCCCTCCTCTCAGAAAACTGCCCCCTCACCGTCAGTAACTGCCCCCTCCTCTCAGAAAACGGCCCCCCCAAACCGTCAGTAACTGCCCCCTCCTCTCAGAAAACTGCCCCCTCACCGTCAGTAACTGCCCCCTCCTCTCAGAAAACTGCCCCCTCACCGTCAGTAACTGCCCCCTCACCGTCAGTAACTGCCCCCTCCTCTCAGAAAACTGCCCCCTCACCGTCAGTAACTGCCCCCTCCTCTCAGAAAAAGGCCCCCTCACCGTCAGTAACTGCCCCCTCCTCTCAGAAAACGGCCCCCTCACCGTCAGTAACTGCCCCCTCCTCTCAGAAAACGGCCCCCTCACCGTCAGTAACTGCCCCCTCACCGTCAGTAACTGCCCTGTCTGAAAAACACGgagctgatgtttttttttcctcggtCAGGAGACTGCACATCACTTCCGGGTGTGTAGACGCGACGGCGAACTGCGTCATGACGTCACAGAGATTGAAACGTTTTTGCGTTTAAAAATGAGgacgttgttattattaaatgtgtagACAATAAAATACAGACACGTTCAAACCGATACGGTTTCCATGACTAAAGAATCTACAAAAAATGTTTGAGCCGTGTGACAACGTTCTAACATAGACCACGCCTCcttcttaaagctgcagtatcaTTTATGTAACGAGTCCTGAATGACATGGATTTCCACGGTTTTTCCGTCATAGACACATGTTTTCATCAGCTCAGTTtatatattcaattcaattcaattcaattcaattcaattttatttgtatagcgccaaatcataacatacattatctcaaggccctgtacatagacaacatcaaggagagcagagaaccccaacagttcacacagtgagcaaacactaggcatccgtggagagaaaaaactccctcttaacagaagaagaaatctctgacagaaccaggctcagagatgtgcggtcatctgcctcgaccggttggggtgaaaggaaaatgggggacagaggagaggtgggggacagaaaggggggagagaaaggacaagagggagatgaggtagagacagaagagagagagagaccaggagcagatacacaacaactgtatcaggttacaagtttatacagttgatgatatcgactttttacttaaggcacaataataatgttgatgatatgtatgatatgggtagcctcgaaaactggatctggatcctgcaacctgcaagatgaggatacagagagagagagagagagggaaggaaggaaagacacaaactagggagagaaagagacaaggttaatgacatataaaaagtcatattcatatcctgagtgtgagagagtgaatgtgcgtgcaccacaggaaaatcccccagcagtctaggtctatagcagcagaactaagagatggtccaggtgtccctgaaccagctctaactatacattttatcaaaaaggaaagttttaagtctaactttaaatacagagagaggctccacctcccgaactgtcattggaagctggttccacaggagaggaggagctctgccccccattctgctcttacagactctgggaaccacaagtaaacctgtattttgtgacctaagtggtctgttagggtgataaggtaagactaggtctttcaggtatgaaggggcctgaccattatgtgctttgtacgtgagtaggaggattttaaattgaattctaaactgtgggtggagccagtgtagagaagctaacactggagttatatggtctctctttctagttcctgtcagaactcgtgctgcagcattttgaattaactgaagggttctaacagacttgttggaacatcctgataatgtCCTGATAAACTTTAAAAATCAaagttcaaaaaaaaacaaaaaacctgaaacacaaacaggaagtgggcgtCTACTTCCTGCTCTGCAGAAACATATTtgctacatatacatatatatatatatacagtatatatatatatatatatatatatgtatatgtatatatgtatatgtatatctatatatatatagatagatagttacTGCCCCCTCCtctcatacatacagtatatatacatacacatagtgtacatagacacacatacaccactCAACAGTCAGTGTCATGTTAAACATTATAACAGTTTAATGACATTAATGCTGAAGCAGTAAAGATACACATCATCTTCataatcttcatcatcatcaacaaaagTATCATATGACACAGACAAAAGCTGAAGTGTCTTTCAGAGCGTCCATCAGACATATCAGAGATAATATTGATCAATTGATCAGTCAGGTTATTGATTATAATGCTGTTTATAACTGGGTTGGGTTTTTTATACATAAAGCTGTTTAATACGTTTAAAGGAGCAGTCCACCACTTAAGAAACCCTCAGCTGATACCTGATCAGGTCTGTGATCCGATAGCAGGTCATTGATTACAATGATTGATGACCTGGTTTTGTGGTGGACAGGGCTGATGTCTTATGTCCTCTCATTGGCTCTCAGACCTGCGGCTCACAGGATGTTACCCAGTAAACAGCTGGAACTGTTGTTGACAAGCACAAGACAAGTTTACTATTGATGACGCTATGCAAAGTGAATCCCCATGAGTCCAGTATTTGCACCACGCTAAGCCTTGGTCAGTGGCTGGAAGAGCGCTCCATAGGAAACACTGTCACTGAGGACTTCTGAAGTGTGCGACTGTTTCTTTGTTCTAAAGATTCACAAGATTATTTTGTCCAAAGGATCAAAATCAGGGTCCAGATCCTGGGTCCGATTCCAGTCAGTATTTACAGACAAGGAGTTCTGGTCCAGGTCCGGGTGTTCACAAGCTGTTTTTGGCGGGACCTGTTAGTGACGGCTGTGTCCATATGCTGACTGACTGCTGAGGTTTTGTCCCAGACAACCCAGGGGGATCAgtttcagatttgtttttccaGGAACAAAGGGACCATCTAAAGAACTTCTTCAGGACCTCTGGGAACATCCAGGACCTTTACAGGAAACTTCCAAGAATATTGGAACCATTTTAAGACACATAGAACCTTTCCATTAACCTTTGTAGGCACTCCCCAGGAACATCTTAGGAACTTGGATATCTTTTTAAAActctcaaaaaacaaacaaaccaaaacaaaactaaatctcTTTTCGGCACAAGAAAACCCCAGAAATGTTTTCAGGAATTAAAAAACTTCCTTGAACCTTTTCCTCAACAATTCCAGGGGATTTTTCTGGAAACATTGTAAGAAATCAACCTTTTTTCAGGATCCTTTGATTAGGTGAACTATTGATGTGACACAGGAACATGTTATCCAGTCCCAGCTTTCTAAGAACCCAACAGCCCTTTAAGAGATCAGATGAACATTACCAAAAACCTGGGACTTTAAGAAAACCTTTAAGTAAAGATTGGAGGAATACTTTGGAAGTCAAGAACCCCTTCAATGGAACACAGGGACTAATTTAGGCACAAACAACCTTTGACCATGTAAGGAGGTCGAGGAGTTTTCCAGGTACCAAAGTTCTTTTTTGGCTTCCCATGAATCTTCAATGGAAACTTAGGAACACTAGGATTCCTGGAACTCTTTCcaaataacaaatgaatgaTTATGGAAGCTACAGACATTTTTCCAGGATCCCAGGAACTATTCAAAGAACTCAGCAACAACATGACTTTCAGTTCTAACAGAGGAATCTGGTTCAGGTTCTCGTTCCTGGACGAAAATCAGTTCTGGATTTAAGCTGTTCATTTGAATATTATTGTTCTTCCAGTTCCTCTTctgcaagaaataaaaaaacataagtCTAAACCAAAGCAAGGGTCTAGACTCCTGGTTCAGTCTGGACCAAGACCAGGATCCTGACACCAGCATCCATGTTCAGTCTGaaccaaagaaaacaataatgttgttgttattagacTCCTCCCCATCAGCAGGCCAAGGGTCATGGGGGGGTTGGTTATCATGTTGACAGGCCTCATGACTTGTCATCGTAGAGGTCCAGTGAGGCCTGGATGTCTGGCAGCTCCATGTCACAAACAATGCTGCGAGGAGACATCGAGTTCCTGTTGAAGAAGTGACCGCCACCTGGTAACACCAAAAAACAATCACATGGTCAGTTGTTTTACCCAAACCAGCTTGACAGGTCCAGGTCAGTCAGGATCTAGGATTAGTTTGTTCCAGGTCAGTCAGGATCTGGGTCAGTTTGGTCCCGGTCAGTCAGGATCTGGGGAGCAGTATGTATACTCCCATTGTATAGACCTTATTTTTGGCAGAAACATGTAAGCAGACGCCCGACAATGTCTCTGCCCGGCCCGGAGAGACATCTATCTCTAACTGGCTGTGGGAATGTCTGTCTCTGGTAGGCCGCAGAGACATGCGTCTCTGGTAGGCCGCAGAGGTGTCTGACTCTAACTGGCTGTGGGAATGTCTGTCTCTAGTAGGCCGCAGAGACGTGCGTCTCTGGTAGGCCGCGGAGGCGTCCGTCTCTGGTAGGCCGTGGAGGCGTCCGTCTCTGGTAGACCGCGGAGGCGTCCGTCTCTGGTAGGCCGCAGAGACGTCTGTCTCTAACTGGCTGTGGGGATGTCTCAGATACACATCAGTGatatgtctctctgtgtgcgaTTGGTCCCTAGCAACAGTGTGCTACAAGTAACAAGTTGCTAAATGGTTAAATCACATGGCTTCATGTGTTGGCATGTGTCGTGTCATGCGGCGTTCTTACTGGTCACAGCGATGGTGATGTCAGCGGGTGTTCTGGGCGTGGTCTCAGGATAGGAGGGGCTGAGTGGCTCCAGGCTGATGGAGGGCTGGTTGCTGTCACCCAGTGGCGCCCTCTGGCTTCCAGACGCCTGACTGATGCCGAGACGCTCCACGTCCAACACCACACTGTCCACACAGGGAAGACTggtctgaggacagaggacatgagGGCTGTGACATCATGAATCATGTGACCTGTCTATGTTGTCAGCGCTGACTCACCATGATGCCCAGAGCTTTGAGGATGTTGAGTTTACACATGGGACACGTGCAGTGTTCATTCAGCCACGGGTCCACACAGACCTTATGGAAGACATGTCTGAGGAGACACCGAATCATTATCAGGTTTAGTATGAGTGCACATACAAGGACTCACAGTGTATTTTCACTTAGAAACAGCAAAAGAAGACAAGGACAATAAATGAGACACATAAGTGTCTCATAAGTTAACAAAACTGTCAAATAAGTTCAGGAGATCATTTACAAAAGTAAGACTAGGAGCAGGGGGTCTTTAAATGACTGCAGGAGACAGCAGAGACATGATGCAAGTTCACATCTGGACCAGGAACAGGGCCAATACTAGGACCAGGACCTGAATCCATGTGACGTGCTATCAGAGACTCACTTGCAGGGCAGAATCCGGACCACGTCATTCAGCTGGTATGCTTCAATGCAGACGGCACAGTGGTTAAAGTCCGGGTCAGTCTCCTGCAACAACAGGGAGGGGGACACATTAAGGGACTGCACTCTCTTCTGTCCCTGTAGTGGTCTCAGTCATGTCAAACATGTCTGTCTAAATGTGGATGCATGGACAACTCAGctcctgcagtgtttttcttacCTTGTCTCCTTTCTTCACCGTCCTCGTCGTCAACTTCCCGATGGCTTTTTTTGCAGCATCACCAATACGACGCTGAAAAATGCAGAGGACAATCAGAGGACACAGTGGACAATCGGAGGACACAGTGGAGGAAAGTGATCATGTTAGTTAGACTGTAGACTGACAGTTATTTACTGTTGGAGGTGAGGTGAAGGACGGGGGAGGTTGGGTTACactgggggaggagggggaacaTCGTGGGTCCATGTCCTCAGCAGATTCACctcatttaatattaataattcatcTGAAGAggacagagggggaggggcttttAATGTCTGTTATCAGTTACCCTGTTAGCTTGTGAGCTGGATGTCAGTCAGTTAGCACATTAGTCGatgatgtttaaaaataaaagtttgtcagtCATCAGGACCAATCAGAGCTCAGCTCAGGGTCAGCTCTCACAGCCTGTTAGCACATCAGCTTCTTAGCATATTAACCTGTTAGCATGCATTTTAccatgtacattttatatctaGTTGTTAATGTTGGTTTGTTAGCTTTATATTTGCCTATTAGCATATTAGCCTGACAGCATTTACATTAGTATGTCAGCTGTATGTTAGCTTGTTAGCATGTAAATTAGCATGTAGTTACCTGGTTGCGGCCCCTAGCGCTGGTGTAGCGGATCTTCTGGATGAAATAGAAGATGAGCCAGGCAGATGAGATGATCATGAGGACGATAAAGGAAATGGAGACAAAGACGAGCGAGCCTCGGTTGATGTTCTTGGTGGGACCGCGTTGACCCACCACCACGGAGACCAGGACGGTCAGGTTCCTGTCCAGATGAGTCAGGATCTCTTTACCGTACACCTCAGTGATCATCACAGCCACCGTGTCACCAGTACCTGCAAACAACACAGAGAGCAGTCATGTGATGTGAGGGAGAGTATGTGAGCGCCCTCTGGTGAACAATaataatcttaatctaatgttcGTGACGTTTAGGTGACGAAGAGGAggattatttataataatgttaatattttattttctcatcatattcaaatttaaagaaactgaagattgtaaaccactcactcgtCGGAACCAAAGTCCACAGATAAAATCTGTGATTTCACATCAGTGAATTAACattcactttaaacac
Coding sequences within it:
- the rnf130 gene encoding E3 ubiquitin-protein ligase RNF130, which gives rise to MVSPRWTRLPVSQVQVLVLVLTGSVSAARSDRNMVSEEYVGATVNATVLDARGNAVHVMSSDDGTYGQNSPKVDTRGVVIAPAPHHGVVDRQGCDPSTRFVVPPRGVPWVALLQRGNCTFKEKILKATAFNATAVLIYNNSTDKTVKMGHEGTGDTVAVMITEVYGKEILTHLDRNLTVLVSVVVGQRGPTKNINRGSLVFVSISFIVLMIISSAWLIFYFIQKIRYTSARGRNQRRIGDAAKKAIGKLTTRTVKKGDKETDPDFNHCAVCIEAYQLNDVVRILPCKHVFHKVCVDPWLNEHCTCPMCKLNILKALGIMTSLPCVDSVVLDVERLGISQASGSQRAPLGDSNQPSISLEPLSPSYPETTPRTPADITIAVTSGGHFFNRNSMSPRSIVCDMELPDIQASLDLYDDKS